One stretch of Methylopila sp. 73B DNA includes these proteins:
- a CDS encoding polysaccharide biosynthesis/export family protein, producing the protein MGIRRMASRGSLALTAAVATIALFQPAEVGAADRPAEYRLGAGDLLQITVVGETELTGKFRVGPDGAISYPLVGSLAAADRSVADLAQDLGARLAERAPTRSPPLVEVAEYAPVFASGELERPGQYAFRPGMVALELVAVAGGLRRPRLATDSLMLQVIAAEQEVADQRLARVAARVHRARIAAEIARAPFAPDGAALGDSFVPAADTTAIIDNEKALFEVRKTVLAGQQAALRSQGVNYDQEIAALRRSIALHEDEIDLLQQEVNTAQGLVEKGLAPLPRLLASKRQLSATRRDALDLDSYLARARQNKLQIEQKIQELSDQQAKDNAGALLDLDLNLARIERKLRAATAALTETGGRLASGPAQIPTPSFRIARVVGDAYVDLPANEFTRLEPRDILRVDRLEPTPAPARESRATSAGAIAGR; encoded by the coding sequence ATGGGCATCCGTCGTATGGCCTCAAGAGGCTCGCTGGCCCTGACCGCCGCGGTCGCGACGATCGCGCTTTTTCAGCCGGCCGAAGTCGGCGCCGCTGATCGACCCGCAGAGTACCGGCTCGGCGCCGGCGATCTGCTGCAGATCACCGTGGTGGGCGAGACTGAGCTGACGGGGAAGTTCAGGGTGGGGCCGGACGGCGCGATCAGCTACCCGCTGGTCGGCAGCCTCGCCGCCGCCGATCGCAGCGTCGCCGATCTCGCGCAGGACCTCGGCGCCCGTCTAGCCGAACGTGCGCCGACCCGCAGCCCGCCGCTGGTCGAGGTCGCCGAATACGCGCCGGTGTTCGCCTCAGGCGAGCTCGAGCGGCCGGGGCAATATGCGTTTCGCCCGGGGATGGTGGCGCTCGAACTGGTGGCGGTCGCCGGCGGTCTGCGGAGGCCGCGGCTCGCGACGGATTCGCTGATGCTGCAGGTGATCGCGGCGGAGCAGGAGGTCGCCGACCAGCGGCTCGCCCGCGTCGCCGCGCGGGTCCACCGCGCCCGGATCGCGGCGGAGATCGCCCGGGCGCCGTTCGCCCCGGACGGCGCGGCGCTCGGCGATTCCTTCGTGCCGGCGGCCGACACGACGGCGATCATCGACAACGAGAAGGCGCTGTTCGAGGTGCGGAAGACCGTGCTGGCCGGCCAACAGGCGGCGCTTCGCAGCCAGGGCGTGAACTACGATCAGGAGATCGCCGCGCTGAGGCGCAGCATCGCGCTCCACGAAGACGAGATCGACCTGCTCCAGCAGGAGGTGAACACCGCCCAGGGGCTCGTGGAGAAGGGGCTCGCGCCGCTGCCGCGGTTGCTCGCGTCCAAGCGGCAGCTGTCGGCCACCCGGCGGGACGCGCTCGACCTCGATTCCTATCTGGCCCGCGCCCGACAGAACAAGCTGCAGATCGAGCAGAAGATCCAGGAGTTGAGCGATCAGCAGGCGAAGGACAACGCCGGCGCGCTGCTCGACCTCGACCTTAATCTCGCGCGCATCGAGCGGAAGCTTCGCGCCGCGACGGCGGCGCTCACCGAGACCGGCGGACGTCTCGCCTCCGGCCCGGCGCAGATCCCGACGCCGTCCTTCCGCATCGCCCGCGTCGTCGGCGACGCCTATGTCGACCTGCCGGCCAACGAGTTCACGCGTCTCGAGCCTCGCGACATCCTGCGCGTCGACCGTCTGGAGCCTACGCCAGCGCCTGCGCGCGAGAGTCGTGCGACATCTGCCGGCGCCATAGCGGGTAGATAG
- a CDS encoding GDP-L-fucose synthase, producing MADALSSPPRSFELPGKRIFVAGHRGMVGSALMRRLAREDCELLTVDRAELDLRRQTDVERWMARCRPDGVIVAAARVGGIAANAREPYEFLYDNLMIGANLIAASAAADVEKLLFLGSSCIYPRLAEQPVREDQLLTGPLEPTNEAYAIAKIAALMLARSLNVEHGRRFVTAMPTNLYGPGDNFDPASSHVLPALMRRIHAAKEAGDAAVTIWGSGAPLREFLHVDDLAEACVLVLRRYDEAVHINIGSGEEVSIRQLAETIADVVGYCGEFVFDRAKPDGAPRKLLAADRIRALGWRPRVTLADGIAAIYPLWRRQMSHDSRAQALA from the coding sequence ATGGCTGACGCGCTGTCCTCCCCGCCCCGCTCGTTCGAACTCCCGGGCAAACGGATCTTCGTCGCCGGCCATCGCGGCATGGTCGGCTCGGCGCTGATGCGCCGGCTCGCCCGTGAAGACTGCGAGCTGCTGACGGTCGACCGCGCCGAGCTGGACCTTCGACGTCAGACGGACGTGGAACGCTGGATGGCCCGCTGCCGGCCCGACGGCGTCATCGTCGCCGCGGCACGCGTCGGCGGGATCGCCGCGAACGCCCGCGAGCCCTACGAGTTTCTCTACGACAACCTCATGATCGGCGCGAACCTGATCGCCGCGTCGGCCGCGGCCGACGTCGAGAAGCTGCTGTTCCTGGGGTCGAGCTGCATTTACCCGCGGTTGGCCGAGCAGCCGGTGCGCGAGGACCAGTTGCTCACCGGTCCGCTCGAGCCCACCAACGAGGCCTACGCGATCGCCAAGATCGCCGCGCTCATGCTCGCCCGCAGCCTCAACGTCGAGCATGGCCGGCGCTTCGTCACCGCGATGCCGACGAACCTCTACGGACCCGGCGACAACTTCGATCCTGCGAGCTCGCACGTGCTGCCGGCGCTCATGCGGCGGATCCACGCCGCGAAGGAGGCCGGCGACGCGGCCGTCACGATCTGGGGATCGGGCGCGCCATTGCGGGAGTTCCTGCACGTCGACGATCTCGCCGAGGCCTGCGTCCTCGTGCTCCGGCGGTATGACGAGGCCGTGCACATCAACATCGGCTCCGGCGAGGAGGTCAGCATCCGCCAGCTGGCGGAGACGATCGCCGACGTCGTGGGCTACTGCGGCGAATTCGTCTTCGACCGCGCGAAGCCCGACGGCGCGCCCCGAAAGCTGCTCGCGGCCGACCGCATCCGCGCGCTCGGCTGGCGACCGCGCGTCACCCTGGCGGATGGGATCGCCGCTATCTACCCGCTATGGCGCCGGCAGATGTCGCACGACTCTCGCGCGCAGGCGCTGGCGTAG
- the gmd gene encoding GDP-mannose 4,6-dehydratase yields MARKTALILGATGQDGAYLAELLLAKGYLVHGLKRRSSSFNTGRIDHLYQDRHEDDVRFTLHHGDMTDATNLIRIVQEVQPDEIYNLAAQSHVQVSFETPEYTANVDGLGTLRVLEALRILGLTKSCRFYQASTSELFGQAASVPQDERTPFAPRSPYAAAKLYAYWITVNYREAYGVHASNGILFNHESPIRGETFVTRKITRAVAAIEQGLQPMVYLGNLDAKRDWGHARDYVEGMWRILQQDEPEDYVLATGETHTVREFVEAAFGYVDREIAWSGSGLEEQGHDARTGERLIAIDPRYFRPTEVDILLGDPTKARLKLGWKPTTNFSSLVGEMVSSDLEAVLTEARRNDRYG; encoded by the coding sequence ATGGCGCGAAAGACGGCCTTGATCCTTGGCGCGACCGGACAGGACGGCGCCTATCTCGCGGAGCTGCTGCTCGCCAAGGGCTACCTCGTCCACGGTCTGAAGCGCCGGTCGTCGTCCTTCAACACCGGACGGATCGACCATCTCTACCAGGACCGGCACGAGGACGACGTCCGCTTCACGCTGCACCACGGCGACATGACGGACGCGACGAACCTCATCCGCATCGTCCAGGAGGTCCAGCCCGACGAGATTTACAACCTGGCCGCGCAGAGCCACGTCCAGGTCAGCTTCGAAACGCCGGAGTACACCGCGAACGTGGACGGGCTCGGCACGCTCCGCGTGCTCGAAGCGCTGCGAATCCTGGGGCTGACCAAGTCCTGCCGGTTCTACCAGGCCTCCACCTCCGAGCTGTTCGGCCAGGCCGCCAGCGTGCCGCAGGACGAGAGGACGCCGTTTGCGCCGCGCAGCCCCTACGCCGCGGCGAAGCTCTACGCCTACTGGATTACGGTGAATTACCGCGAGGCCTACGGCGTCCACGCCTCCAACGGCATCCTGTTCAATCACGAGAGCCCGATCCGCGGCGAGACCTTCGTCACCCGGAAGATCACGCGGGCCGTCGCGGCGATCGAGCAGGGCCTCCAGCCGATGGTCTATCTCGGCAACCTCGACGCCAAGCGCGACTGGGGCCACGCGCGGGACTACGTCGAGGGCATGTGGCGGATCCTGCAGCAGGACGAGCCCGAGGACTACGTGCTCGCGACCGGCGAGACCCACACCGTGCGGGAGTTCGTCGAGGCGGCGTTCGGCTACGTCGACCGCGAGATCGCGTGGAGCGGCTCGGGGCTGGAGGAGCAGGGCCACGACGCCCGCACGGGCGAGCGGCTGATCGCGATCGACCCACGCTACTTCCGCCCGACCGAAGTGGACATCCTGCTCGGCGACCCGACCAAGGCCCGACTGAAGCTCGGCTGGAAGCCCACGACGAACTTTTCCTCCCTCGTCGGCGAGATGGTCAGCTCCGACCTCGAGGCGGTCCTGACCGAAGCGAGGCGAAACGACCGCTATGGCTGA
- a CDS encoding BrnA antitoxin family protein: MARRPTDPRDAAEAAFKPKTPTAPPAPKPAAIPGAREQVTLRLDQDVLLYFQDDGAGWQDRINAALRDYVQTHGGFGGDDRSIPVDQLSSANDDGVG, from the coding sequence ATGGCCCGCCGACCGACCGACCCCCGCGACGCCGCCGAGGCGGCGTTCAAGCCGAAGACGCCCACGGCCCCGCCGGCGCCGAAACCCGCCGCCATCCCCGGCGCCCGCGAACAGGTCACGCTCCGGCTGGACCAGGACGTGCTGCTCTATTTCCAGGACGACGGCGCCGGCTGGCAGGACCGCATCAACGCGGCGCTGCGGGACTACGTCCAGACGCACGGCGGCTTCGGCGGCGACGATCGGTCGATCCCGGTCGACCAGCTCTCGAGCGCCAACGACGACGGCGTCGGCTGA
- a CDS encoding radical SAM protein yields MTIPPDTTPDGPLFLFGGPYSNLEATAAALSEATRLGVPPHRVVCTGDVVAYGADAKACVELVRRAGVHVVMGNCEEQLAAGEEDCGCGFAPGSACDRLSAAWFAHASRELGPDDRAWMAALPRRLDVAVGGLTLAVIHGSLDHIARFVFPSTPARVKALDLAASGVDGIVAGHSGLPFSQVIDGRLWHNPGAVGMPANDGRREVWCSLLTPGPEPRSVVVEHRRLEYGWAAAATKMRAAGLPEGYAAALGTGLWPSCDALPPAEVKRTGRPVEPGGVVWRRDRDDAPAWPVSAAVARLAPEKFQNGALTARGEPRATVGLSSLRTLWINTGTLCNLACANCYIESTPRNDRLVYITAAEAGAFLDEAAHDHPELAEIGFTGGEPFMNPDLLAMVEDALARGHRALVLTNAMRPMQRLKAPLLALKERYGGRLTLRVSLDHYDPALHELERGPRSFQPTLDGLKWLADQGFALSIAGRLFSGEAEGVVRAGFARLFAAHDVPVDAADPVALTLFPEMDAGADVPEITTACWGLLGVDPRSLMCASSRMVVKRKGADRPAVLACTLLAYDERFELGATLAEASRPVALNHPHCATFCVLGGAACSAG; encoded by the coding sequence ATGACGATCCCCCCCGATACGACGCCGGACGGCCCGCTGTTTCTGTTCGGCGGCCCTTATTCGAACCTCGAGGCGACCGCCGCCGCGCTGTCCGAAGCGACGCGCCTGGGAGTTCCGCCGCATCGCGTGGTCTGCACCGGCGACGTCGTGGCCTATGGCGCGGACGCGAAGGCCTGCGTGGAGCTCGTGCGTCGTGCGGGCGTCCATGTCGTGATGGGCAATTGCGAGGAGCAGCTCGCGGCCGGCGAGGAGGACTGCGGTTGCGGCTTTGCGCCGGGAAGCGCCTGCGACCGGCTTTCCGCGGCCTGGTTCGCGCATGCGTCGCGCGAACTCGGGCCGGACGACCGTGCGTGGATGGCCGCCCTGCCCCGCCGGCTGGACGTCGCGGTCGGCGGCCTGACCCTCGCGGTGATCCACGGGTCGCTCGATCACATCGCCCGCTTCGTCTTCCCCTCGACGCCGGCGCGGGTGAAAGCCCTCGATCTCGCGGCGTCCGGCGTCGACGGGATCGTTGCGGGCCACTCCGGCCTCCCCTTCAGCCAGGTGATCGACGGCCGCCTCTGGCACAATCCCGGCGCTGTCGGGATGCCGGCGAACGACGGCCGACGGGAGGTTTGGTGCAGCCTGCTCACCCCGGGCCCCGAACCGCGGAGCGTCGTCGTCGAGCACCGGCGGCTGGAGTACGGCTGGGCGGCGGCGGCGACGAAGATGCGCGCGGCCGGGTTGCCCGAGGGCTACGCCGCGGCGCTCGGAACCGGCCTTTGGCCAAGCTGCGACGCCCTGCCTCCGGCCGAGGTCAAGCGCACGGGCCGCCCGGTCGAACCCGGCGGCGTCGTCTGGCGCCGGGACCGGGACGACGCGCCGGCCTGGCCGGTCTCGGCCGCGGTTGCTCGGCTCGCGCCCGAAAAGTTTCAGAACGGCGCTTTGACCGCGCGCGGCGAGCCTCGCGCCACGGTCGGGCTTTCCAGCTTGCGCACGCTCTGGATCAACACGGGCACGCTCTGCAATCTCGCCTGCGCGAACTGCTACATCGAGTCGACGCCCCGCAACGACCGGCTTGTCTACATCACGGCCGCTGAGGCCGGCGCCTTCCTCGACGAGGCCGCGCACGACCATCCCGAACTTGCAGAGATCGGCTTCACCGGCGGCGAGCCGTTCATGAATCCCGACCTTCTGGCGATGGTCGAGGACGCCCTCGCCCGCGGTCATCGGGCGCTGGTGCTGACAAACGCCATGCGGCCGATGCAGCGGCTGAAAGCGCCCCTGCTGGCGCTTAAGGAGCGCTACGGCGGGCGGCTGACGCTGCGGGTCTCGCTCGACCACTACGACCCGGCGCTGCACGAGCTGGAGCGCGGGCCGCGCAGCTTCCAGCCGACGCTCGACGGCTTGAAATGGCTGGCCGATCAGGGCTTTGCGCTCTCCATCGCGGGACGCCTGTTCTCCGGCGAGGCGGAAGGCGTGGTGCGGGCGGGCTTCGCCCGGCTGTTCGCCGCGCACGACGTCCCCGTCGACGCCGCCGACCCTGTCGCCCTGACGCTGTTCCCGGAGATGGACGCCGGCGCCGACGTCCCCGAGATCACCACCGCCTGCTGGGGCCTGCTGGGCGTCGATCCGCGGAGCCTGATGTGCGCCTCCTCCCGCATGGTGGTGAAGCGCAAGGGCGCGGACCGCCCCGCCGTGCTCGCCTGCACCCTGCTCGCCTATGACGAGCGCTTCGAGCTCGGTGCGACGCTCGCGGAGGCCAGCCGGCCCGTCGCGCTCAACCATCCGCACTGCGCCACCTTCTGCGTCCTTGGCGGCGCGGCCTGCAGCGCAGGCTGA